A part of Methanobrevibacter sp. genomic DNA contains:
- a CDS encoding DEAD/DEAH box helicase — MANYISHPLIKKDAIESRLYQQVLAGDVLKKGNTMVVAPTALGKTIVAILVAADRLQKVKNSKILVLAPSKPLAIQHEDSFKEFLTLPCSSITGAVKTDERVKRWEESRIISATPQTVESDLLNGRYDLSNVSLIVFDECHHGVGSYSYVYLASRYVQESNYNLILGLTASPGSDKGKIKEVCENLYIQNIVVKTEDDSDVRPYFNPVEIDWVKVKMSSELEKIKNYIDKALKVRLKALKNMGIIRTVSVGKVDILKARGRVQGEIARSINPDKDLFQAISILSAVINIQHSQELIETQGISTFNKYISRLRKKRTKAAKSLMWDDNFGRAVKMARDAERHGWEHPKLREVTKILKKELGSEDGQTKLQSDRFAKNEDEKSSKIIVFTQYRDTLEMIHQKLEKEGIKSAKFFGQASKDGEKGLTQKEQKAIIKSFRMGEYDVLLSTSVAEEGIDIPAVDLVVLYEPVPSEVRMIQRRGRTGRKRTGRVKVLITMGTRDEAYYWSSVNKEAQMKNQLIDPDVLEELNASAVERMENEKKIKVIEKPKVENTLPVVYADSREGNSKVIRHLSEMEIDVKVHSMSVGDYQVSDEVVIERKTAKDFVESIIDKRLFKQARELSEEFKCPLLILEGDDIYNGMLHPNAIRGTIATIAIDFGISIIPTRNSEDTAAMIKRIAVREQNGEKTPIQIRTDKKPVSLWEQQLFIVESLPNIGPVNAKNLLQHFGSVANVINASESELQEVEGIGVKTAKNIRKVVESEYLYFQKEIKERKLL; from the coding sequence ATGGCTAATTATATTTCACATCCTTTAATTAAAAAAGATGCAATCGAATCAAGGTTATATCAACAAGTTTTAGCAGGGGATGTTTTAAAAAAGGGAAATACCATGGTTGTTGCGCCAACTGCATTAGGCAAGACCATTGTTGCTATTTTGGTTGCTGCAGATAGGTTGCAAAAGGTTAAAAATTCAAAAATACTTGTTCTAGCCCCATCTAAACCCTTAGCTATTCAACATGAAGATAGCTTTAAAGAATTTTTGACACTTCCATGTTCCTCAATTACGGGTGCCGTAAAAACCGATGAAAGAGTTAAAAGATGGGAGGAATCCAGAATTATTAGTGCCACTCCCCAAACTGTCGAGTCCGATTTATTAAATGGGCGTTATGATTTGAGTAATGTTTCATTAATTGTTTTTGATGAATGTCATCATGGTGTTGGTTCTTATTCATATGTATATCTGGCTTCTCGTTATGTCCAGGAATCTAATTATAATTTAATTTTAGGTCTTACTGCTTCACCAGGTTCCGATAAGGGAAAAATCAAGGAAGTATGTGAGAATTTGTATATCCAGAACATTGTCGTTAAAACAGAAGATGACAGTGATGTCAGACCTTACTTCAATCCTGTTGAAATTGACTGGGTTAAAGTTAAAATGAGCTCTGAGCTTGAAAAAATTAAAAACTATATTGACAAGGCTTTAAAAGTGAGGCTTAAGGCTTTAAAAAATATGGGCATTATCAGAACGGTATCTGTCGGTAAAGTTGATATACTAAAAGCTAGGGGCAGAGTTCAGGGCGAAATTGCGAGATCCATTAATCCAGATAAGGATTTGTTCCAGGCAATTTCTATATTGAGTGCGGTTATTAACATTCAGCATTCGCAGGAGCTAATCGAAACCCAGGGCATTTCTACATTCAATAAATACATATCAAGGTTACGCAAGAAAAGAACAAAAGCCGCCAAGTCTTTAATGTGGGATGATAATTTTGGAAGGGCTGTTAAAATGGCCCGCGATGCAGAAAGGCATGGATGGGAGCATCCGAAATTAAGGGAAGTAACAAAAATTTTGAAAAAGGAATTGGGCAGTGAGGATGGTCAAACCAAACTTCAATCTGATAGATTTGCTAAAAATGAAGATGAAAAATCATCTAAAATAATCGTATTCACTCAATACAGGGATACTTTAGAAATGATTCATCAGAAACTTGAAAAAGAAGGCATTAAATCAGCCAAATTCTTTGGTCAAGCTTCTAAAGATGGTGAAAAGGGTCTTACTCAAAAGGAACAAAAAGCCATTATCAAATCATTTAGAATGGGCGAGTACGATGTGTTACTATCAACAAGTGTTGCTGAAGAGGGTATTGATATTCCTGCAGTTGATTTGGTCGTGTTGTATGAGCCGGTTCCATCGGAAGTTAGAATGATTCAAAGACGTGGCAGAACAGGCCGTAAAAGAACAGGCCGTGTAAAGGTTTTAATCACTATGGGCACTCGTGATGAAGCTTATTATTGGTCTAGTGTTAACAAAGAAGCTCAAATGAAAAATCAACTCATAGATCCGGATGTGTTGGAGGAGCTGAATGCCTCTGCAGTCGAGCGGATGGAAAATGAGAAAAAGATAAAGGTCATTGAAAAGCCTAAGGTGGAAAATACCTTGCCTGTTGTTTATGCAGATTCAAGGGAAGGCAATTCAAAAGTGATAAGACATTTGTCTGAAATGGAAATCGACGTTAAAGTTCATTCAATGTCAGTGGGTGATTATCAGGTAAGTGATGAGGTTGTCATTGAAAGGAAGACTGCAAAGGATTTCGTTGAGTCAATTATTGATAAAAGGCTATTTAAACAAGCTCGTGAATTATCTGAGGAGTTCAAATGTCCTTTACTGATTCTTGAGGGTGATGACATTTATAATGGCATGCTTCATCCAAATGCGATAAGGGGAACCATTGCAACTATTGCAATTGATTTTGGCATAAGCATTATTCCTACAAGAAATTCTGAGGATACTGCCGCAATGATAAAAAGAATCGCTGTTCGTGAACAAAATGGTGAAAAAACACCTATACAGATTAGAACAGACAAAAAGCCGGTAAGCTTATGGGAGCAGCAATTGTTCATCGTTGAATCTCTGCCGAATAT